A DNA window from Solanum lycopersicum chromosome 3, SLM_r2.1 contains the following coding sequences:
- the LOC101258444 gene encoding protein DEFECTIVE IN MERISTEM SILENCING 3 isoform X1, which produces MDGGQRRMSIDNEKVQLPISPKALGVHDPSLNQVGHSNSPTFAANRDPIQNGSAEAVICNSKKLEDAMQEFGLKIKHHEDNVKYLKAVKNELDDSILDIRVALGTTKSASETGSENKESSNGQNEEETIEQILSFDKSAAAICVQLQKRSGAQITQIPFMKDIIGIVALLGKVDDDNLSRSLSDYLGLETMLGVVFKTRDGVKALETYDREGRINKSSGFHGLGASIGRPLDDRYLVICLEDLRPYTGKFIADDPQRRLDIKKPRYLNEETPPGFLGFAVNMINIDTANLYCVTSTGYGLRETLFYRLFSRLQVYKTRADMLQALPLIADGAISLDGGIIKSSGISSLGEREVKIKFPMSSGRPNVPENYYETEIRLKELQWKRARFVDDLQREQTLLDHAKFNFEIKKQDFVKFLARSSSYASAPQFPAGGERSTPIS; this is translated from the exons CTGCCAATCAGTCCTAAGGCATTAGGTGTGCATGATCCATCGCTCAATCAAGTAGGCCACAGTAATTCCCCCACTTTTGCTGCCAATCGTGATCCAATACAAAATGGATCTGCTGAGGCAGTCATCTGCAATTCCAAG AAACTTGAGGATGCAATGCAGGAGTTTGGTCTTAAAATTAAGCACCATGAAGATAATGTCAAATACTTGAAGGCTGTGAAGAACGAGTTGGATGATTCAATTTTGGATATACGAG TTGCTCTTGGCACGACTAAATCAGCAAGTGAAACTGGTTCTGAAAATAAGGAATCTTCCAATGGGCAGAATGAGGAGGAGACCATTGAACAAATCTTAAGTTTTGATAAATCTGCAGCTGCCATCTGTGTCCAGCTGCAAAAGCGTAGTGGAGCTCAGATTACACAGATTCCATTTATGAAGGACATAATAGGAATTGTTGCTTTGCTTGGGAAGGTCGATGATGATAATCTCAGCAG ATCTCTCTCGGATTATCTTGGGCTCGAAACCATGTTAGGAGTTGTTTTCAAGACGCGTGATGGAGTTAAAGCACTGGAAACATATGATAGGGAAGGTCGTATAAATAAAAGTTCTGGTTTTCATGGACTTGGAGCTTCAATTGGGAGACCCTTGGATGACAGATATCTCGTAATCTGTCTTGAGGACTTAAG ACCATACACTGGTAAATTTATTGCTGATGACCCTCAGAGGAGGCTTGACATAAAGAAGCCAAGATACCTCAATGAGGAAACTCCTCCTGGTTTTCTTGGTTTTGCTGTCAATATGATCAATATCGACACTGCGAACTTATATTGTGTCACAAGCACTGGTTATGGCCTGAGAGAGACCCTCTTCTATAGACTCTTCTCACGTTTGCAAGTATACAAAACAAGGGCTGACATGCTGCAGGCACTACCTCTTATAGCTGATGGAGCCATATCGTTGGATGGTGGGATCATAAAGAGTAGTGGTATATCCTCCCTAGGCGAGAG GGAAGTCAAGATCAAATTTCCAATGAGTTCTGGAAGGCCGAATGTACCTGAAAACTATTATGAGACTGAGATCCGGTTGAAGGAGCTGCAGTGGAAAAGGGCAAGATTTGTGGATGATTTACAGAGAGAACAAACATTACTGGACCATGCAAAGTTCAACTTTGAAATAAAGAAACAAGACTTTGTCAAGTTTCTTGCACGAAGCTCATCCTATGCTTCAGCG CCTCAGTTTCCAGCAGGAGGGGAGCGGTCAACTCCGATATCATGA
- the LOC101258444 gene encoding protein DEFECTIVE IN MERISTEM SILENCING 3 isoform X2: protein MDGGQRRMSIDNEKLPISPKALGVHDPSLNQVGHSNSPTFAANRDPIQNGSAEAVICNSKKLEDAMQEFGLKIKHHEDNVKYLKAVKNELDDSILDIRVALGTTKSASETGSENKESSNGQNEEETIEQILSFDKSAAAICVQLQKRSGAQITQIPFMKDIIGIVALLGKVDDDNLSRSLSDYLGLETMLGVVFKTRDGVKALETYDREGRINKSSGFHGLGASIGRPLDDRYLVICLEDLRPYTGKFIADDPQRRLDIKKPRYLNEETPPGFLGFAVNMINIDTANLYCVTSTGYGLRETLFYRLFSRLQVYKTRADMLQALPLIADGAISLDGGIIKSSGISSLGEREVKIKFPMSSGRPNVPENYYETEIRLKELQWKRARFVDDLQREQTLLDHAKFNFEIKKQDFVKFLARSSSYASAPQFPAGGERSTPIS, encoded by the exons CTGCCAATCAGTCCTAAGGCATTAGGTGTGCATGATCCATCGCTCAATCAAGTAGGCCACAGTAATTCCCCCACTTTTGCTGCCAATCGTGATCCAATACAAAATGGATCTGCTGAGGCAGTCATCTGCAATTCCAAG AAACTTGAGGATGCAATGCAGGAGTTTGGTCTTAAAATTAAGCACCATGAAGATAATGTCAAATACTTGAAGGCTGTGAAGAACGAGTTGGATGATTCAATTTTGGATATACGAG TTGCTCTTGGCACGACTAAATCAGCAAGTGAAACTGGTTCTGAAAATAAGGAATCTTCCAATGGGCAGAATGAGGAGGAGACCATTGAACAAATCTTAAGTTTTGATAAATCTGCAGCTGCCATCTGTGTCCAGCTGCAAAAGCGTAGTGGAGCTCAGATTACACAGATTCCATTTATGAAGGACATAATAGGAATTGTTGCTTTGCTTGGGAAGGTCGATGATGATAATCTCAGCAG ATCTCTCTCGGATTATCTTGGGCTCGAAACCATGTTAGGAGTTGTTTTCAAGACGCGTGATGGAGTTAAAGCACTGGAAACATATGATAGGGAAGGTCGTATAAATAAAAGTTCTGGTTTTCATGGACTTGGAGCTTCAATTGGGAGACCCTTGGATGACAGATATCTCGTAATCTGTCTTGAGGACTTAAG ACCATACACTGGTAAATTTATTGCTGATGACCCTCAGAGGAGGCTTGACATAAAGAAGCCAAGATACCTCAATGAGGAAACTCCTCCTGGTTTTCTTGGTTTTGCTGTCAATATGATCAATATCGACACTGCGAACTTATATTGTGTCACAAGCACTGGTTATGGCCTGAGAGAGACCCTCTTCTATAGACTCTTCTCACGTTTGCAAGTATACAAAACAAGGGCTGACATGCTGCAGGCACTACCTCTTATAGCTGATGGAGCCATATCGTTGGATGGTGGGATCATAAAGAGTAGTGGTATATCCTCCCTAGGCGAGAG GGAAGTCAAGATCAAATTTCCAATGAGTTCTGGAAGGCCGAATGTACCTGAAAACTATTATGAGACTGAGATCCGGTTGAAGGAGCTGCAGTGGAAAAGGGCAAGATTTGTGGATGATTTACAGAGAGAACAAACATTACTGGACCATGCAAAGTTCAACTTTGAAATAAAGAAACAAGACTTTGTCAAGTTTCTTGCACGAAGCTCATCCTATGCTTCAGCG CCTCAGTTTCCAGCAGGAGGGGAGCGGTCAACTCCGATATCATGA
- the LOC138347633 gene encoding uncharacterized protein produces the protein MRARTDPTFSEFLLRVGNGDEPTIRENLILLPEQLTIKHSKDGILEESIIKEIFQNLQENAATTKYATERAILASKNDHVDKINKKLISQFPGESKLFNSFDSAEDDTNYYYQEEYLNTLTPNGLPPHRY, from the coding sequence ATGAGAGCAAGAACAGATCCAACATTCAGTGAGTTTTTACTTCGAGTGGGTAACGGTGATGAACCAACAATAAGAGAAAATTTAATCCTCCTCCCAGAACAATTGACAATCAAACATTCCAAGGATGGAATTCTAGAAGAATCCataataaaagagatatttcAAAACCTGCAAGAAAATGCTGCAACAACCAAATATGCCACTGAAAGAGCTATTTTAGCAAGCAAAAATGACCATGTGGATAAAATTAACAAGAAGTTAATATCTCAATTCCCAGGTGAAAGCAAGCTTTTCAATAGCTTTGACTCAGCAGAAGATGACACCAACTACTATTACCAAGAAGAATATCTAAATACTTTAACACCAAATGGTCTCCCACCACATAGGTATTGA